One Cryptomeria japonica chromosome 9, Sugi_1.0, whole genome shotgun sequence genomic window carries:
- the LOC131045729 gene encoding peroxidase 25-like: MAMGIVFKAILQFLVYSLGIFVLVGAQGTKVGFYSSTCPKAESIVTSTVKTHFNADQTIAAGLLRLFFHDCFVQGCDASILITGPSAEKNSLTNLGLRGFEVVEDAKTQVEAACPGVVSCADILALASRDAVVLSKGPTWGVPTGRRDGLVSSSSDAANLPTPADSVTVQKQKFADKGLTTEDLVTLVGAHTIGQTDCQFFSYRLYNFTTTGNADPTISSSYLSQLQSLCPSGGDGSKRVALDKGSQLNFDDSFFKNVRDGNAVLESDQRLWGDASTKSVVQKYAGTIRGVLGLRFDLAFAKAMVKLSNVGVKTGSDGEIRKVCSAFN; the protein is encoded by the exons ATGGCAATGGGCATAGTTTTTAAGGCAATACTTCAATTTCTGGTCTATTCGTTGGGTATTTTTGTATTGGTAGGAGCTCAGGGAACCAAAGTTGGGTTCTATTCCTCCACTTGTCCAAAGGCTGAATCCATTGTTACGTCCACCGTCAAGACGCATTTTAATGCTGATCAAACAATTGCAGCAGGCCTGCTAAGGCTTTTCTTCCATGACTGTTTTGTTCAA GGTTGTGATGCGTCCATATTGATCACTGGTCCATCTGCAGAGAAAAACTCGCTGACTAATCTGGGGTTACGTGGGTTTGAGGTTGTGGAGGATGCCAAAACACAGGTAGAAGCTGCGTGCCCAGGAGTCGTCTCTTGTGCTGACATTCTTGCCCTTGCTTCTCGAGATGCCGTTGTGCTG AGCAAGGGACCAACGTGGGGTGTACCGACTGGTAGAAGAGACGGCTTGGTTTCATCTTCCTCAGACGCCGCAAATCTCCCAACACCTGCTGATTCTGTCACCGTCCAGAAACAGAAATTCGCTGACAAAGGCCTCACAACCGAAGATCTTGTAACTCTCGTTG GAGCCCACACGATTGGACAGACAGATTGCCAGTTCTTCAGCTACAGACTGTACAACTTTACGACGACAGGGAACGCGGACCCTACCATCAGCAGCTCATATCTCTCTCAACTGCAGTCACTCTGCCCCTCCGGCGGCGACGGTTCGAAGCGCGTGGCTCTGGACAAGGGCAGCCAGTTGAACTTCGATGACAGCTTCTTCAAGAATGTGAGGGACGGCAATGCGGTTTTGGAGTCGGATCAGAGACTGTGGGGCGACGCCTCCACCAAAAGCGTTGTTCAAAAGTATGCGGGCACCATCAGAGGGGTGCTGGGCCTCAGATTTGATTTGGCTTTTGCTAAGGCCATGGTCAAATTGAGTAACGTCGGTGTGAAAACTGGGAGTGATGGCGAGATTCGCAAAGTCTGTTCTGCCTTCAATTGA